The sequence TCTTAATGGAAAGCTTCCAGTGAAAGTGTCATAAACAATGCTACTCAACCATTGGGGGACATCTCAACGGTAGTTTAATATTTATGGAAGTAAATTACTCCAACATTTTACAGATAACAGAGGTGAAACACTTGTACTGTATCTGATTTTGGACATTTCACCTTCAAAAGCGTATcaacccatttattcccactttaCACAAGTCTTTTTTTAACTAAAATTCACAAAAGAACTAAATTTGTCTTAACTGGAGAAAAGAGGATCCAGGAGAGAAATGGCGGGTCTTTTAAAAGCTGTGCGGTACAGATGATGTAAATGTATCAAGCTATTTGTCTTGGATCATGAGCACAAGGCTCCTTCAGGAAATTAACTGGGTGGAGTAGGGTAGAATGTGCATGATCTATCCAAGGACGTTAAATGAACCTATCAGGCATTTTATAGGGTAGTTTATATATGGGTTATGGAAGTAGATTAAATGACCAGGGTAGGatatttgataagatggattttATATGGTGTTACGATCCATGCAAAGACTGatacctttaaaaaaaattcaaactttcagttgatagctgaaagaatgacacaacaagattccacgttttaagatttttactgtaacaaataggCTAAAAtcactattgactaaacactatcttTGTAAGCAACTTAAACATTGAACCACAGGACAGCACTTTCCCCTTTCACTTTTAACACAACTGAAAAAACACATTTCACAGATTTACTTTATACTGTCCTTTAAGTAGGCATTCAATTCTCCCAGatccagtccaaagtgattcttagtgCCTGAGGGTtcacttctgttcctttctcaacTCACAACTTTTAATCCCAGAAATGTCTTTCAATGGTGATTCTCTCTCTAGcacaagctaggcaaatcttccagccttatTTCAAATCCTCATGAATTTAGTCTTTTCAATCTGAGCGTGAGCTCCCAACTGCATTCCTGCATGGTGAacaatagggctgaattttgagaCAGCGGGATTTTCCGTTCCTgccaaagtcagtggacttttgaatAGCTctctgcattttatggccctgcccctACTGCTTTGGGGCCATAAAGTTCTGCCCACAGAGAGTTCCAGCCTctagctgctccctctctcccagataCTGGTAGACTAACAGTTTCTGTGAGTTTCAGGAATATTGTAGAATCCCTCCCCCGCCATAGCCCACCTCCATGGCAAAATGAATttcatgggccttgtatccaggtaaaaATGTTCATTAGCTATCTTTTAGACCCCAATTCCCTTCTTTCTTTGGATTAagtggacagtttaaaacataactgtttacaacctgacattctcaaaaccttcctgggactttggagactaccAACCTAATCACTGTAAACTCaaatgctgctgccattgtctccaagtgtgaacaccttagacattcttcccagtaaaacaatctggaCCTTCTTTTAATCTTtaacagccccccccacccaggtCTGTTGTTCAGGCAGACTATATAATAGGTTACATGACCCCTTCATTCTACCTTAAATTAAAGAAACAGCCCCAGTCAttacaatcttataaacctcataattgtaacaatggTCATCAGAAAAGATCAATACATGTGGTTTTGTAGTTAACAGGGTAGATCATACATTGCCTGTTGAAGAAGATTAAATGAATGGTGTTGGGTAGTTAAAGGGGTACTTTGTACATGGCCTGTTGAAGAAGAGTAAATGGATGAGTTTGGGTAGttgatggggttgattgtaaatgaaataaaaacagaaaatgctggaagtactcaacaggtctggcagtatctgtggagagagaaccagagttaacgtttcaggttcaTGACTCTTTGTCAGTACTGAAATGTTAAATcaatttcactctccacagatgatgccaggccttttgagcatctccagcattttctgggactatttcagatttccagcatcccaatATTTTGCTCTTGTGCTAGGTTGCACGTGGGTTGTGGAAAGAAATTAAGTGGATCAGATATTTGATAGGCCTGATTGCACAAGGGTTGGGAAAAGAGCACGCTTATTACTAATTGACTTCTATATTTTATTTCCTGCTACAGATAACATTTCAAATGAAGGTGATGTGGTAACATTTGGAGGAACTGAGGACAAAAATGATTCCGCAATGTCTGCAACCCCTGTACCAGGAAATGAAAGGACTGGCACTGACGAAGACAGCAATGAATCAAGCACCGCATCTTCAACAGAGTCAAATTCAACTGAGGATGGCACACCTGGCATTGATGACGCTGAAGGTACTTTTCTGAAATGAATTGCTCAATACTGTGTGGCAGCTTAAGAAAGTTAATGAGATGCTAGACTCTGTCACAAGaggtacagaatataaaagcaaagaggtAATATTGCAGCACTCCAATATCACTACAATTATACCATAAACGAGGGGTTAAAATTATAAACAAAAGTTCTAGAACTGTTTTATTCATTGGAACAGAAGGTTAAAGGAGGATTCAATACAAGGTTAAATAGTACTTTTCAAAATGTTTTGCAAAGGTAGAAAGTCAATGATTGGTGAATCAGTAATAAAGTGGCATAGACAGAGGATTATCACTTAAAGAATGAAGAGAAATTGTGATGAGATTTATTTCACATAGAGGGTTATTAAAGCATGAACTGCTTTACCACATTTGGCATTGAGGTGGAAACTATGACATAAGTTAAAGGTATAAATAGGATACAGGGCAACTGAAGGTTAAGGAGGGAGATATCAGACAGAATACTTGCTCCTGATCACCATCCATCAACCCTTTTTAGACAGAAAGTGGACATTGACCAAGGGCAGGATCAGGCTCAGCTTTGCTGCCACCCATGGTGGAATAGCCTAATAACACCCTGCCTAAGGGCGCATAAGAAGAATGGCTACTTgtgggaggtaccagaggatggTACCTCCCTGTGAAAGCATACACTAGCAGCAAAAGGCAGCACCAGTGAGAAATGAAAACACTCGGGCTGATTGAGGATCACATCTAATTCATTCACAAGACACAACATAATAAGAGCATGAGTCAGTTTAATTTACCTAATAACATTGTTCCTGTGTCCTCTTTCCAGCGAAGGACTTCCTAGAAATGCTCACCCTGATCGGAATAATAGTTGGTGCCATTGTAGCTGTGATCATCGTTCTAACAATTATTGTTGTCATCATTAAGAAAATGTCTGGTGGATACTCGTAAGTAAATAACTGTCTGGTGAAGTGAAACAGTTTTGTTTTGATGCTGCCTCCCCAAAAAGGTAAAGGGCCAAAGGTCAAGATCTCCACATTGAGCCAAAACATTCAAACGcaacagaacatttagaaatacaaTTTATAAATTTGCTGGTGATACCAAATTGCAAGGGGATAGtgaatactgaggaggactgcaacaaattacaggagggcACAAGTAAACTTGCAGAATAGACAAATAATTGACAGaggaagttcaacacagataaatgtgaggtagtgcattttggtaggaataataTGGAGGTCATTTACTACTTGGAAACAGCAACTCTAGGTGGGGCAGGGAAACAACGAGATCCAAGACTATAAATACAGCAATCATTGAAAATTGCACCACAgcttagcaaggccataaaaacaCCAAACCAAGTTTTAgtctttatttctagagggatagaattgaaaagtaggaaagTTATGCTAACCCTGTATAAAACttttgttagaccacacttagagtactgtatgcagttctggtcacctgaTGATAAAAAAAAGATACAGAAACATTGAAgatggtgcagagaagatttacaaggatgataccggAAAGGTGTGGGcacacatatcaggaaaggattgacagactgGGTCTCATTTCTCTTTAAAAAAGGCTGagggtgacctgatggaagtctttaaaattatgaaagcttTCGATAGAgtgcatacagagagaatgtttcccctcgtTGAGGAGAGCATAACTAGAGATCATCAATATGAGATGGTCACCAAGAAATCGTAGTCACAAGGGAGACAAGGTGAtgttgctgaactagtaatccagagacgagTGATCCCcagaggctaatgctctggggatatgggtaaaaaatcccaccagggcagctggtgaaatATAAAGATAGTCAcagcaatgatgaccatgaaactatcattgattatcaaaaaacccatctggttcactgaggtccttaagggaaggaaatccgccacccttacctggtctggcctacatgtgactccagatccacagcaatgtggttaactcttaactgccctccaaaatggcccAAGAAGCCGCTTACCcactcaagggtaattagggaatggacaacaaatcctggccttgacagagacacccacatcccatgaaagaaaaaaaatcctttagGGAAttaagaagaaacttctttatccaaagagtggtaagaatgtagaATTTAGAGAATGGTTGAGTGAATAGTTTAGACACAgataaggggaaactagacaagtatatgaggaagaagggaatagaggaatagatgggttatgatggtagatttagatgaggaaacatGGGAGGAGGCTagagtggaacataaacaccagtatGAATTGGCTGGGTTCCCATTCCTGATCATTGCCTAGTGACCCCCTGCTCGAAAATGGCTGAGTGTGGAGTTAGAATACAGAGAATTGGGCTTGTCTGTGATGTCCCCAACAACCATATAACCCACCACCAACCAGTGTCCAGCCTCACACATCAAAAGTGACTACTATGTTGAACTACCAACAAtaacaacttctatttatataacacctttaatgtattaaaacatcccaaggcacttcacaggagaattataaagcaaaatatgacactgagccacataaggagatgctaggtcagatgaccaagagctCAATGAAAGATGTAgggtttaaggagtgtcttaaagaaggaaagagacgtagagaggtggagaggtttagagagaaaaattacagagcttagggcctatgcAACTAAAGGTGTGGCCCCAATCATGGAGCaagtaaaattggggatgctcaagatgcCAGAAGTAGAGGGACTGGAGCAAACACAGTGACATGACTGAAGTGGAGGAGTTTCTGGAGGTTGTGTGGCTGTAGGAGCAGACAGTCAATGGTCTTGTGTCTGAAAGACAGATGATGGCCTGTTCTTCGCTGACACTGGAGATGATATGATAGATCTGCTCCATAATAAAGGAAAATTGAAGCCACTGTGATTGACCTAATTCTACATTCAGGGAGGAGTGcacatatcttggagggttgtgggtctgtaggagattacagagataggaagaggtgAGGCTAgggagggatctgaaaacaataatgagaattttaaaatcaagatgttgtttaACCAGGAGCTAACATAGATCATTAAACacatgggggagatggtggcgtagtggtaatgtcactggactattaatccagaggtcTGGGCTAATGATCTGGGTGCATGTGTTTAAATTCCACTatggcagcaggtggaatttaaattcaatgaataaaatctagaattgaaagctagtctcagtaattgtgatcatgaaactatcattgattatcataaaaacttatctggttcactaatgccctttagggaagaaaatctgccatccttacctgatctggcccacatgtgactccagatctccagcaatgtggttgactcttaactgccttctgaaatgtatttgtaagccactcagttcaaggttaattagggatgggcaacaaatgctggccttgccagcgatgcccacttcccatgaaagaataaagaaaaaaatgtggATGATGGTGAACAAGACTTGGTCAGAGTTACGACACAGAGTTAAGGTAGCAGGGTTTTGgattacctcaagtttacagGGGGTAGAATGTTGGAGactagccaggagtgcattggaattgtcatgtttagaggtaacaaaagcatgaatgagggtttcagcagtaaatAAGCTACTACAAGAGGCTACTGTCACTCGTGAAACAGTACtccagcatcatcaccatcaagACAGGGTTAAAAAGAAATAAACTATAAGGAAAAATTTAAAAGAGGATAATCTTAAAGTAAAATCTAGGACATATCAATGTTTGTAGCGTGTCTTTAAGAAAACCTTCCAGCAGGACTGCAAGTATTTAATGAATGTTATTTTTTTCTTCCAACTTTCCATAACTtttcacatgtgctgtggaactAATACAGTTGAGCATTATGGTATCAATTAACCTGTGCATAGCAAGGGTCTAGGCAAACAATTATTTGATATGTACATTCTTATTGTTCTGATGCAGTCCTTTCTAAATGTCCACAGGCCCTGAGCTGCTTAGATGAGCAGAGATGACTAACTGGTGGTTCTGAAGTGAGAATGAAGTCATTTATATCAGGACAACTGGAGTCACTGAAATAAAATTTGAGTCACCCTTTCCAACTTTCCTCGGATCCAACAACTGTCTGACTCTGAGAGCTGGGTGAAATCTGCCGTTTGCTCTTAAAAAGGCCTGGAATCATTTtctttgggttgggggtgggggtgggggtaggagtaggaggagggaggaagggggaggggaatgggattgTCATTTAATACAGGTCCAATTGTATGTATTTTTCATGGAGTAACTGAGAGTTTTGCTCACCAAAGTACTTTAAGCTCTCCTCCAGATGTTTTTTCTTGTTTTCTATTATCTTTATTCTCTCTACCCCAGTGAAATTGGACACTTAAGGAACAGCTTGATGTTGTGCTGGGAAAAGGGTAGGATTGTATTATGAAAGGAATGGGATCAAACTGGCCAAGGAGCTTTCTTCGTCTGACCATTGTGATGCTCTTTTGAGATTGGGCCATTGGGATGAATTTTTGGATGAGTATTAGGAGGTCTGAAAAGCTTTTGGCTTATGCATTAcctcctgggagtatttgatgctGTCACTGGGTGAAGAGTGAAGATGAGAATACTTAAAATGACAGCAGACTTGTGATTCCCAGAACTCATTGAACATTTATTAATTCCAATGGCTTTAGTCAGCTGTCTGGAGATCCTCCGATGGCCCTGTTGATAAATGCTCTGCCTGGTGCAGAACATACAGAGCAGAGAGTAAACCAAATAGGGACCTCCTTAAGCACTTTATCTGCCTTGGGTTAAAGCTCTCAGTGGCTGGAGACGCTGAgcatttttccaggtttttttgtgGGAAATGTCACTTGGAAAAAAAACTGTTTCCACATTTATGTGCAGAATTTAGACCCTTCAGTTAACGAGCAGGGCAGCAGATTTTCACTAGTTTTCTCTATGCAAATGTTCCTATCCATTAACCAGAATCTATAAATGACTGACTCTGTTGCAGGACCCCAAGAAAAGTCATAATCCTGCTCCAGGAAGTGTAAGGGACACTGATATTTACAAATGTATGAATAAAATAACTTTTCATTCTTCTGTAAACAATTGCCATAATATGAAATACCTTCAACAAAACAGTGTTTTTATAATATGTATTTTTGTTTCTAACAATTAAAGATATTGTTACAAAAATGCACTTGGTTTTAGTTGTTGTCCTTTATCCGTTTCCAGAAATtgcttaaaaataaaattaaaagactcatagatgtttacagcacagaagaaggtcatttggcccatcatgtccgcactggttaacaaagatctgacaacacAAATCCCATTTtcgagcacttggcccatagccctggaggctatagcaacgcaagtgaatacttcttaaatgttatgagagtttttgACTCAAccatcttttcaggcagtgagttccagactcccaccttcctctgggtaaaaagatttctcctccactcctctcttagccttctacctctcatcttaaatctatgccctctggttattgaccctcctactaatggaaaaagcgccttcctatccaccctatctatgccctatgcccctcataatcttatacacctctatcaggtcccctctcaaccttcgctgctccaaggcaaacaaccccagcctatccaatctttcctcatagctcaggccctccagcccaggtagcatcctggtaaatcttctctgcaccctctccagtgcaatcacatccttcctaaaatgtggtgaccagaactgtacgcagtactccagttgtggcctaaccagtgttttatgcagttccagcataatggTCACTCAGGGAAGTCTGTCTCTAAGACGTACACACCAGAATGTTCCCAGTTTCAAGACCTGATCTGTACTGTTAACTGACCTCAGCTACTACTGGCCTTATTGCCTCCAGATTAGAGAGCAAAAATGTCAGTGGGAGATAGAAAGCTCAATTCCAGTTCAAGTATTTTAACTGGAAAATCCTTCCCACTTACGTGCTAAGGAAGCTCCTCCCCAGCAGCCCCcgttggatttgtgtgtgtgtggacaccagGTGAGGACAGATTCCACCATCCTTGGAACTGTACACTAGTAAGAAAGTCAATTCATTCAGCAGAGCTGGGAGAGAAATGAAAAACTGGATAAAATAGTGAAACACTGCTTTCCTCAACATACTTCCTTTTAACATTTCTAATGAGGGGTACCTTCCAATTAATATTTCCAAAGGAAAGCAGTTTTCTTTTACTAGCACTTCCAAAGGGGTAACATTACTTGTTATTAATGTTTACACCAGTGCTTATTCAGGTACAGCAGCATagtggttacattactggactagtaatcccgagttatggactaatgatccagagccAGTTCAAGTCTCACTACAACTTCTGGGAATTTAAATTCGGTTAATTATATACATATGGAATAAAAAGTTAGAATCAgaaatggtggccatgaaactaagcagttcagaggttgggaattctgcagcgaataactcatGTTTTCACTCCCTAAAGACTTTCTACCACCTGCAAGGcgcaagtcatgagtgtgatggagtgctctccacttacctggatgagtgcagctccaataatagtCGAGAAaatcaacaccatccaagacaaagcagcctgcttgattggcatcccaaccATTACGTTAAAAATTTACTCTCTCCACCATTGTGGCAGGAGCATGTACTATCTAAAAGATGCACGGCAATAACTCATCCAGGCTTCTTCAACAGAACCTCTCAAACTTGCAACAtgttccacctagaaggacaagggcagcaggtgcatgggaacaccaccacctggcaagttcccctccaaccacacaccatcctaacttggaactatatcaccgttccttcactgtcactgggtcaaattccctGGAATTTCCCCCCTAACGGTTCTGTGAGGGtgtgcagcggttcaaaaaggcgactcaccaccttctcaagagcatttTGGTATCACCAATAAATGCCTGCCTTACCAGCAACTCCCATACCCTGCAAATGAACTGGAAAGAACAGTAGATAATGGTTAATGAACCTATTGAATGCTTGATGGGGAGCTGAAGCCAACTAGAAAAGCATGATAGATTTTTTTGTGTGCCAGAGATTCCCTGAAAATGTGATGCTAAGTATATGCAAGGCTCTGTCACACAAGGCACGTTTTGTAATAGATTGGGTAATTCAACAAGGAATCATTTATAGTTGTTTATATGAGAGGGGGATATAGCAAGGGGCTACTGAATTGTAGAGTTACGCATATTAAAGCTTCCCAAGAGATCTACATATGTTCCAGCTGTTGACAAGAACAGATTCAACTTGgaatatttatgtgtgtgtgtcttgcgcCAGCCAACCTCATACCAGACAGTACTAACTGGAGGTACACATAGAACAAGATGACAATTTGCAGGAACATCTGGAAGTTGATGCTCAAGCATGAAACCTGATCCATGGCCTCACATCTGAGTTGAATAATGCCATTGTCAGTTAGTTTGACTGCAGAATAGAAGTGTCAGtgtaaaaataaacaattttttgcactgtctgtgagtgtgccagTCGTCAGTCTGTAGTTTTAGGCACAAACCCAAAACTGGAGCCCCCCACTCTCAGCACAGCAGAAGGACCTGAAAACAAAGACCCATATTCAAGGCTTTTCCTCTTCCCTGTCTGGAGCGCAGCATGTTTGACTTAAACTCCAAACTTCAATTCAGGAAGAAGCAGAGTGCGTCAGAATCAAATTCCATGCATTTTCCAGACCTGGAATCATTTTCCAAAAATACTGACTATGAGCCCAATAATTAAACTGCCTTTGAGTTCTGTGCCCTTGTTGCTGTTATTTGCAAACTGAAAACATGTCAGAAGTAGGGAGTCAGGCTggtgctgtatggcagtggcgtGTATGTGCTCATTGCCATGTGCCTCCATTAATGCCAGAATTTCAGGACACCACTGATTTATTGGCTCGAGGGGCAAGCATTTGTGCTTCAAATTTAGCATGAGGATCAACGGGAGCAGAGGGCAGTTTATAAGCCTGAAGTACCTCCTGCTGTGAGCCCTTTTATTAAACAGGGCCCAAATTGAGGTCTCAGATATCCCTTGCCATTAAACAGTAAGTGCTGACAGCATCAAAAGGAGAATGGTCTGGGAAAAATTATATCTCATTTATGTTGCAATACTGCCTCTGACCATTTCCTGTCTCTGGGCTGAAGAGTGCTGGCAACAACAATAATTGAATCTCACTATTTACGCTTGCCTGAGGGGCCACCCTTTTTTCTAGCCAACAAGGAAGGGTTGAGCTTTCAGCCCATCTCCATATTCTGGGCCTGCACCCACTTGACCTCAATATCAGAAAAGATCCaagggcaagtggtagaggtaccagtggggaagcattttgcagatagtgatcataactccgttagattcaaggttgttatgaaaaaggacaaggatggaccagaaatcagagttctaaattgggggaaggccgattttaataagatcagatatgatttggccagagtggactgggagcagctacttttaggtaaatctgcatcagagcagtgggactcattcaagaaggaaatagggagagtgcagggccaacatattccagtaaatataaagggtgggaccaacaaatccagggaaccctggatgtcgagagatatacaggattggataaagagaaaaagggaggcttatggcagataccgagggctcaaaacagtagaGGAGTACAGAATATgtggggggaacttaaaaaggaaattaagggaGCAAAAAAGGGGCAAGAAAAAACATTggtaggtaaaataaaggaaaatccaaagttattttacaagtacattaagagtaagaggataactagggaaagagtagggcccattaaggaccataatggtaatttgtgtgtaGAGCCAGAaaacgtaggtagggttctaaatgaatactttgtgtcagtgctCACAAGTGAgtgggacgacgtgggtatggaaatcaggcagaaggactgtgatgttattaaagaaattagcatagaaagggaagaggttctaagtggtctgacaggcttaatagtagataaatctccaggcccggatgaaatttATCCAAGAcagttgagtgaggcaagggaggaaatagcaggggcactggcaataattttcaatacctctctggccacaggagaggtgccagaggactggaggacagccaatgtggtatttTTAGGGacaaagggataaaccagggaactccaggccagtcagtctaacctcagtggtggggaaactattgaaagcagaattaatctacacttgcagggattaatcaaggacagtcagcatggttttattaaggggaggtcatgtctgaccaatttgattgaatttttcgaagaggtgaccaggtgtgcagatgagggcaatgcatttgatgtagtttacttggacttcagcaaggcttttgataaggtcctgcatgggagactgataacgaaggtaagagcccacgggatccaaggcaatttggcaaattggatccagaattggctgagtggcaggaaacagagggtgctggtcgaggggtgtttttgtgactggatgcctgtgtccagtggggttccacagggatgttgggtcccttgcttaatgtggtatatataaatgatttagacttgaatctGGGAGGGTTGATCTGTGAGTTCGCGGATGaccatgaaaattggtgggatggtaaatagtgaggaggataaccttagattacaggaggatatagacgagcTGGTCAGAtcggctgatcagtggcaaatggaatttaatccagataagtgtgaggtgatgcatttgggcaggacaaacaaggcacgggaatacacgatgaatgttaggaccctgggaagtacagaggatcagagggaccttggtgtacatgtccaccggtcccttaaagtagcgggacaggtagataaggtgattaagaaggcatatgggatacttgcctttattagccgaggcatagaatgtaagagcagggaggttatactggaacagtataaaatgctggttaggccacagctagagtattgcgtacagttctggaatccgcattataggaaggatgtgattgcactagagacagtgcagaggagatttaccaggatgttgcctgggctggagagttttagttatgaggagagattggatggactggggtttattttccctggagctgaggagattgaggggggacatgattgaggtgtataaaattatagggtagacaggaagaaacttttccccttggtggagggatcaataaccagggagcatagatttaaggtaaggggcaggatgtttagagactgcagaggttcaagtaaAAGGCCCACTACCACTTCTCAAGCACAACTCAGAATGGGCTATAAATACCAACCTTCCCAGTGACTCTCAAGTCACAGGAATGATTTATTTAAAAACGGTTTTATTCTTCTTCACACTTTCTCCATAAACAtttttccctcctcctcccctgaagATTTGGCTTCTTACTATATTCAGTTCCACTGGTGCTAAAGTGGAAGATACTGGATAAGCAATCAAGTGGGATACTGCTGATAGGCTTTCCCTGAGCTAGTGGTTTCGCCATGTGTGAGCCGAGCCCTGTTCACGATTTCATCtggtggaactcactgcctgaaagagtggtagaggcagaaaccctcataacatttaagaaatatttgtatgtgcacttgcaattccatggcatacaaggctatgggcctagtgctggaaaatggaattagaatagttaggtacttgtttgaccagcacagattcaatgggcctttttctgtgctgtagacctctatgactctatggctctaTCCA is a genomic window of Carcharodon carcharias isolate sCarCar2 chromosome 15, sCarCar2.pri, whole genome shotgun sequence containing:
- the LOC121288319 gene encoding podoplanin-like encodes the protein MYKMGFRHLVLLTLAVFLCISAQIDNISNEGDVVTFGGTEDKNDSAMSATPVPGNERTGTDEDSNESSTASSTESNSTEDGTPGIDDAEAKDFLEMLTLIGIIVGAIVAVIIVLTIIVVIIKKMSGGYSP